One stretch of Roseimicrobium sp. ORNL1 DNA includes these proteins:
- the nth gene encoding endonuclease III — translation MTKNERAAHVLTRLSELYPNPPIPLDHTDSYTLLVAVLLSAQCTDVRVNLVTPSLFAVARTPQKMMKVPVDEIQAIIRPCGLSPQKAKAISNLSRILVEKHNGEVPADLEALEELPGVGHKTAQVVMAQSFAVPSFPVDTHIHRLAQRWKLSDGKSVAQTERDLKRLFPEETWNKLHLQIIYYGREYCTARGCDGTVCPICRELFPERVKAVKTKKA, via the coding sequence GTGACCAAGAACGAACGCGCCGCCCACGTCCTCACCCGCCTCTCCGAGCTTTACCCGAACCCGCCGATCCCGCTCGACCACACGGATTCCTACACCCTCTTAGTGGCGGTGCTTCTCTCAGCCCAGTGCACGGATGTCCGGGTGAACTTGGTCACGCCAAGTCTCTTCGCCGTGGCGCGTACCCCCCAGAAAATGATGAAGGTGCCGGTGGACGAAATCCAGGCCATCATCCGTCCGTGCGGGCTTAGTCCCCAGAAAGCCAAGGCAATTTCCAACCTTTCACGCATTTTGGTGGAAAAGCACAACGGCGAGGTGCCCGCAGATCTGGAAGCCCTAGAGGAACTCCCCGGCGTCGGCCACAAGACCGCCCAAGTCGTCATGGCCCAGTCCTTCGCTGTTCCAAGCTTCCCCGTGGACACCCACATCCACCGCCTGGCCCAGCGCTGGAAGCTCAGTGACGGTAAGTCTGTGGCGCAGACAGAGAGGGATTTGAAGCGCCTTTTTCCGGAAGAGACGTGGAATAAACTTCACCTGCAGATCATCTACTACGGCCGCGAGTACTGCACCGCCCGTGGCTGTGATGGCACCGTCTGTCCCATCTGCCGCGAGCTGTTCCCCGAGCGGGTGAAGGCGGTGAAGACGAAGAAGGCGTGA
- a CDS encoding 3D domain-containing protein, protein MLNILRLLGLAALCVGCVSCSSTKLANAKRINGVKTTAYTHSESDHRKYGAKAATGEPLKYGKVRSAATDWSVYPVGTVFKIEGEPYLYEVDDYGSALVGTNTIDLYKPSKAAMNQWGAKQVNISVLKWGSFNKSVEIMKPRMKYPHIQQMVKRIERSS, encoded by the coding sequence ATGCTGAACATCCTTCGTCTTCTCGGACTGGCGGCGCTTTGCGTGGGCTGCGTTTCTTGCAGCAGCACCAAGCTTGCGAATGCTAAGCGTATCAACGGGGTCAAGACCACGGCGTACACGCATTCCGAATCGGACCACCGGAAGTACGGAGCGAAGGCAGCCACGGGTGAACCCCTGAAGTACGGCAAGGTGCGCAGCGCAGCCACCGACTGGTCCGTGTATCCTGTCGGGACGGTCTTCAAGATTGAGGGCGAACCCTACCTCTACGAGGTGGATGACTACGGTTCCGCGCTCGTTGGCACCAATACTATCGATCTGTACAAACCCAGCAAGGCCGCCATGAACCAGTGGGGTGCCAAACAGGTGAACATCAGCGTGCTCAAGTGGGGCTCCTTCAACAAGAGCGTGGAAATCATGAAGCCCCGCATGAAGTACCCTCACATCCAACAGATGGTGAAGCGGATTGAGCGGAGCTCGTAG
- a CDS encoding 3D domain-containing protein, which translates to MLVSRLSALIVISACTASCSSPVAGNPSAPRPQRLQDVKTTAYTHSESDHLVHGVKTAAGSKLKFGTVRSAAADWSVYPVGTVFQIEGEPYTYEVDDYGSALVGTETIDLYKPTRATMNKWGVRRVNINVIKWGSFTKSLAIMKPREKRNSHVREMVEKIERGTTPANS; encoded by the coding sequence ATGCTCGTAAGTCGACTCTCCGCTCTGATCGTAATCAGCGCGTGCACCGCCTCCTGCTCCAGCCCCGTAGCCGGTAACCCGTCCGCCCCGCGCCCCCAGCGCCTCCAGGACGTCAAGACCACCGCCTACACCCATTCCGAGAGTGACCACCTCGTGCATGGCGTCAAGACCGCCGCTGGCAGCAAGCTCAAATTCGGAACCGTCCGCAGCGCCGCTGCCGACTGGTCCGTTTACCCGGTAGGCACTGTTTTCCAGATCGAGGGCGAGCCCTACACTTATGAGGTGGACGACTACGGTTCCGCGCTTGTGGGCACGGAAACCATCGACCTCTACAAGCCCACCCGGGCTACCATGAACAAGTGGGGCGTCCGGCGTGTGAACATCAATGTGATCAAGTGGGGCTCCTTTACGAAGAGTCTGGCCATCATGAAGCCCCGCGAAAAACGCAATTCTCACGTACGAGAAATGGTCGAAAAGATCGAGCGCGGCACGACGCCTGCTAACTCTTAA
- a CDS encoding uracil-DNA glycosylase — translation MSAQRSSPTGTPLRPTQPTSATADSATAPTRSKRELLDELAREAENSQPARDLGTLRDVMVFAVGNPDADIMFIGEAPGAEEEKQREPFVGPAGQLLTKIIQAMGLRRSEVYISNVCKFRPKIDDGRMQGSKNRAPTTGEMLACQPYIMAEINIIKPRAIVCLGATASTGLGIEGTVGRLRGRIQEWRGHPLAVTYHPSYLLRREAEDGGGLAEKRLVWEDMMRVMETVGLPISDKQRGYFSRAR, via the coding sequence ATGTCCGCCCAACGTTCTTCCCCGACGGGCACCCCTCTTCGCCCCACCCAGCCGACATCAGCGACCGCCGACTCCGCCACCGCTCCCACCCGCTCCAAGCGCGAGCTGCTGGATGAGCTGGCCCGCGAGGCGGAAAACAGCCAGCCAGCCCGCGACCTAGGCACCTTGCGGGATGTCATGGTCTTCGCCGTGGGGAACCCAGACGCGGACATCATGTTCATCGGCGAGGCGCCGGGCGCAGAAGAGGAGAAGCAGCGCGAGCCCTTTGTGGGACCCGCCGGCCAGCTCCTGACCAAGATCATCCAGGCCATGGGCCTCCGCCGGAGCGAGGTCTACATCAGCAACGTGTGCAAGTTCCGCCCGAAGATCGATGACGGCCGGATGCAGGGCAGCAAGAATCGGGCGCCCACCACCGGAGAGATGCTGGCCTGCCAGCCGTACATCATGGCGGAGATCAATATCATCAAGCCGAGGGCCATCGTCTGTCTCGGCGCCACCGCCTCCACCGGCCTGGGAATCGAGGGCACGGTGGGCAGATTGCGCGGCCGGATTCAGGAATGGCGCGGACATCCGCTGGCGGTCACCTACCACCCCAGCTACCTCCTCCGCCGCGAGGCCGAGGACGGCGGCGGCCTGGCGGAGAAGCGCCTGGTCTGGGAGGACATGATGCGCGTGATGGAGACCGTGGGCCTCCCGATTTCCGACAAGCAGCGGGGGTACTTCAGCCGGGCGCGGTAG